The sequence GTAGGAATAGCCAGTAAAAAACAGTAGAATTTATATAACGAGTAGAACAACTATAGGCCGCAAACCCTTGATTATATTGACTTCGGGGTAACTAGATAAAATCAGTAAAAGTCCAGTTTTCCAATTCCCAAGCCGTGGGTCGCGAGTTCGAATCTCGTTGCCCGCTCCAGGAAAATAAAAGCCTTTCAGCAGATGAACCGCCCCAGGAAAGATAGACACAAAAGAGAAAAGCCAATCGTAGAATATCTTTGTGTTAAGCCGACTGACGCCGTTTTTCGGCTGGCGTCAGTCGGTATTTGATTTGGAAACGCTCGAAATTGTAAAAATGGATGTAGTCGTCAATCAGTTCCTGAGCCTGTGTTAAGGTTTGGATCTTCTGGCGGTGAATGCACTCTGCTTTGAGAATAGAAAAGAAGTTTTCAGCCATAGCATTATCGTAAGGATTTCCTCGTCTTGACATAGAGGGCATAATGCCATATTCTTTAGTCAGGTTGAAATATGCTTGTGAGGTGTATTGAAACCCCTGGTCGCTGTGGAGGTAGAGTT is a genomic window of Propionispora vibrioides containing:
- a CDS encoding IS3 family transposase, yielding LYLHSDQGFQYTSQAYFNLTKEYGIMPSMSRRGNPYDNAMAENFFSILKAECIHRQKIQTLTQAQELIDDYIHFYNFERFQIKYRLTPAEKRRQSA